CAGGACAGGGGGTAGGTCCGGGGATTCTCAGGTTTTGCATACTGGCTCCTTTTCAAATATTACCTTTAGTATATAAAAAATATTGCTTTTAGCAAAATTCTAAACAGCTTTGGAGTAGCGTCTCTTGCCGGCTTTTATTATATCACCGCATTTCACAGTTGTACCGGGGTCGGATATTTTAGCGGAATTTATTTCCACTCCGCCCTGTTCCAGCAGGCGGCGGGCTTCGCTTTTGCTCTTAGCAAGGTCTGCCTTGATAATAAAATCTATCACGCAGATGCTCTCACCGTTTTCCAAACGGCATTCCGGCATATCCTCCGGTATTTCACCCCGCTGCACCACCCGGGTAAACTGGGCATCCGCCTCTTCGGCGGCAGCGGCGCTGTAAAGCTGGGTTATCAGCTCGCGGGCCAGGCGTTTTTTAAGTACCATGGGGTTTACCAGACCGTTTGCCATCTGGTTTTTAAAATCAGCTATTTCGGTTGCGGGTATATCAGTCACCAGTTCAAAATACTGGAGTATCAGCTCATCCGGGATAGACATGCACTTGCCGAATATTTCGGTGGGCTCTTCGGCTACGCCAATATAGTTGCCCAGGCTTTTGCTCATTTTGTGGACGCCGTCAGTGCCTACCAGTATGGGTACCATTAGCACCTGCTGGGGTTTCTGCCCCAGCATTTCCTGCAGTTCACGCCCTACCAGCAAATTAAACTTCTGGTCTGTCCCCCCGAACTCCACGTCAGATTTCACCATGACAGAGTCATAGGCCTGAAGCATGGGGTAGAGCAGTTCGGTTACGCTGATGGGTTTGCCGGCGGCATATCTTTTGGCAAAATCGTCTCTGGCCAGCATCTGGGCTACGGTAAATTTGGATGAAAGGCGGACTACGTCTTCCAGTTTAAAGTTAGCATACCATTCGCTTTGCCAGCGGACTTCGGTTTTGTCTTTATCTACAATCTTGAAAAACTGTTCCAGATAGGTTTTGGCATTTGCCTTTACCTGCTCGGCCGAAAGCATGGGGCGGGTGACAGAAGCGCCGGAAGGGTCACCAATCTGGGCGGTCCAGTCTCCCACTATCAAAACTACCTGATGCCCCAGGTCTTGAAGCTGGCGGAGTTTCCTAAGGGCTACCATGTGTCCCAGATGGATATCCGGCGAACTGGGGTCAAAGCCTTCTTTCAGGCGGAGTTTTTTGCCCGAAAGAAGCAGTTTTTTAAAGTCTTCTTCTACAATTACTTCGGCTACGCCCCGTTTCAAAATCTGGTCTATCCGGTTTTCCGCTTGGTTCATCTGGTATTACCTCAGTATATCTCTGGCTTTTGATATATCAGCTGAAATCTGGGTTTTCAGGGCTTCGGCATCTGCGAAGCAGATTTCAGGCCGTAAAAATTCTACAAATTCCACCTTAAGCACTTGCCCTCTTATATCACCTGCAAAATCCAGCAGGTGGACTTCAAGGCGGTGTTCCTCCTGCCCGAAGGTGGGGCATGAGCCTATATTTGCTACCGCGTTATACTCTTTTTCGCCTAAAAATGCTTTGGCGGCATAAACACCGTCTGCCGGCAAGGCCAGATAACCGGGCAGGGTAAGGTTGGCGGTGGGGAAGCCCAGCTTCGTACCCCGGTTTGCCCCGTTTTGAACAGTCCCGCGGATGTGATAGTTTCTTCCCAGCATCAGGCGGGCTTTGCTGACATTGCCGGAAAGCAGTGCCCGGCGGATAGCGGTAGAGCTGACTATCTGGTTTTCTATAACTACCGGCGATACTACCGAAACGCTGAAGTCCATAATATGGCTAAGCCGCCTAAGGGCGGTGGCATCTCCGGCCCGGTTTCTGCCCAAAGCAAAATCCGAACCCACCACAATGCCTTTCATGTGCAGGTGGTCCAGCAGATAGCCTACAAAGTCGGTGGCGGAGACAGTGGAGATTTCAGGGGTGAAAGAGAGCATTATTATCTGGTCAAGCCCCATTTGCGAAAGCGCCAGATTGCGTTCTTCCAAACTTAGTATCAGT
This sequence is a window from Dehalococcoides mccartyi 195. Protein-coding genes within it:
- the tyrS gene encoding tyrosine--tRNA ligase encodes the protein MNQAENRIDQILKRGVAEVIVEEDFKKLLLSGKKLRLKEGFDPSSPDIHLGHMVALRKLRQLQDLGHQVVLIVGDWTAQIGDPSGASVTRPMLSAEQVKANAKTYLEQFFKIVDKDKTEVRWQSEWYANFKLEDVVRLSSKFTVAQMLARDDFAKRYAAGKPISVTELLYPMLQAYDSVMVKSDVEFGGTDQKFNLLVGRELQEMLGQKPQQVLMVPILVGTDGVHKMSKSLGNYIGVAEEPTEIFGKCMSIPDELILQYFELVTDIPATEIADFKNQMANGLVNPMVLKKRLARELITQLYSAAAAEEADAQFTRVVQRGEIPEDMPECRLENGESICVIDFIIKADLAKSKSEARRLLEQGGVEINSAKISDPGTTVKCGDIIKAGKRRYSKAV
- a CDS encoding bifunctional riboflavin kinase/FAD synthetase, whose protein sequence is MTLLEEEIIRHSSDQNTLITIGVFDGVHLGHQHLINELKKQAKERNLQSCLITFKDHPSKVLGQDDIKLILSLEERNLALSQMGLDQIIMLSFTPEISTVSATDFVGYLLDHLHMKGIVVGSDFALGRNRAGDATALRRLSHIMDFSVSVVSPVVIENQIVSSTAIRRALLSGNVSKARLMLGRNYHIRGTVQNGANRGTKLGFPTANLTLPGYLALPADGVYAAKAFLGEKEYNAVANIGSCPTFGQEEHRLEVHLLDFAGDIRGQVLKVEFVEFLRPEICFADAEALKTQISADISKARDILR